Proteins co-encoded in one Gemmatimonadales bacterium genomic window:
- a CDS encoding protein kinase codes for MSAALVNRVSPETHQPDPPPCPTLPHLASPCLTLPHPASPCPTLPPSYVPHILTRLRSPLSSPHAGLQAALGDRYVLEREIGAGGMARIFVANDVKHRRRVAIKMLRPESAAWMGEERFHREIDIAARLQHPNILPIYDSGGADSLLYYVMPFVTGETLRERLARVGRLPVDEATRLASEVADALHYAHDQNVVHRDIKPANILLSGGHAMVADFGIARAISEADDIKLTQTGGNVGTPAYMSPEQSFGGPAIDGRTDQYSLACVLFEMLTGEIPFAGPTALAVLSRKSTEPARSVATLRSEVPRSVDYALLRALDRDPDRRFPTLAEFTAALRGTSDTTVVSRVPGAPPPSGWSIAVLPFANSSPGSENEYLSDGITDDLIHALAKLGGLRVLARTSTFAFKSRHEDVRTIGRELQVNAVLEGSVRRSGDRLRVTTQLVDVANGFELWSERYDRRFSDIFDVQDDISRSIVEALRIGVLRKEARLVEAPTTSVTAYESYLKGRFHWNQRTESGLLKSLELLGAAAAADPSFLQAFAGLADAHLTLGIYGVLSPEETMPQAMEAAERVLAEDSRSAEALAARASALALYRHDWAGSERDFLAATESSPQYPTAHQWYAMHCLVPLRRFAEGRSQLRLARELDPLSPAVAASLGILAYYEGGEEEAAAIFSAVLGRDPSFGLATYFLGQVETVMRRYPEAIDNLNRAKVLTGESPEVESALGVAHACAGDASAAGRSLALLTERARTRYVSPVLMAQVHTAVGDPERALDLLEEGHRIHATEMALVDVKPVFEALRPHPRFAGLVQRIRGEP; via the coding sequence TTGTCCGCAGCTCTGGTCAATCGCGTCAGTCCGGAAACGCATCAGCCAGATCCCCCACCCTGCCCCACCTTGCCTCACCTTGCCTCACCTTGCCTCACCCTGCCTCACCCTGCCTCACCTTGCCCCACCCTGCCCCCCTCGTATGTTCCCCACATCCTCACTCGGTTACGGTCCCCACTGTCCAGCCCCCACGCCGGGCTCCAGGCCGCGCTCGGCGATCGCTACGTCCTGGAACGCGAGATCGGCGCCGGAGGCATGGCGCGGATCTTCGTGGCCAACGACGTCAAGCACCGCCGCCGGGTGGCGATCAAGATGTTGCGCCCCGAGAGCGCGGCATGGATGGGGGAGGAACGGTTCCACCGCGAGATCGACATCGCCGCGCGGCTACAGCATCCCAACATCCTGCCGATCTACGACTCGGGCGGCGCCGACTCCCTCCTCTATTACGTCATGCCGTTCGTCACCGGCGAGACCCTGCGCGAGCGGTTGGCGCGGGTGGGACGGTTGCCGGTGGACGAGGCGACCCGGCTCGCCTCGGAAGTGGCCGACGCGCTCCACTATGCCCATGACCAGAACGTGGTGCATCGGGACATCAAGCCGGCCAATATCCTGCTCTCCGGCGGCCACGCGATGGTGGCGGACTTCGGGATCGCCCGGGCGATCTCCGAGGCCGACGACATCAAGCTGACCCAGACCGGCGGGAACGTCGGCACTCCCGCCTACATGAGCCCCGAGCAGAGCTTCGGCGGGCCGGCCATCGACGGGCGCACCGACCAGTACAGCCTGGCCTGCGTGCTCTTCGAGATGCTCACCGGCGAGATCCCGTTCGCCGGACCGACGGCCCTGGCCGTGCTCAGCCGCAAGTCCACCGAGCCGGCCCGGAGTGTCGCCACGCTCAGGAGCGAGGTCCCCCGCTCGGTCGACTACGCGCTCCTGCGTGCGCTCGACCGCGATCCGGACCGGCGATTCCCAACCTTGGCCGAGTTCACAGCCGCGCTGCGGGGCACCTCGGACACCACCGTAGTAAGCCGCGTGCCCGGTGCCCCGCCGCCGTCCGGCTGGTCGATCGCCGTGCTGCCCTTCGCCAACAGCAGCCCCGGCTCGGAGAACGAATATCTCAGCGACGGCATCACCGACGACCTGATTCACGCCCTGGCGAAGCTGGGCGGGCTCCGAGTCCTCGCCCGCACGTCGACCTTCGCCTTCAAGTCCCGGCACGAAGACGTGCGGACCATCGGCCGGGAGTTGCAGGTCAACGCCGTGCTGGAGGGCAGCGTCCGACGGAGCGGGGACCGGCTGCGGGTCACCACCCAACTGGTGGACGTGGCGAACGGGTTCGAGCTCTGGTCCGAGCGGTACGATCGCCGGTTCAGCGACATCTTCGACGTGCAGGACGACATCTCGCGCTCGATCGTCGAGGCGCTCCGGATCGGCGTGCTCCGTAAGGAAGCCCGGCTGGTCGAGGCGCCCACCACCAGCGTCACGGCCTACGAATCGTACCTCAAGGGCCGCTTCCACTGGAACCAGCGGACCGAATCCGGCCTGCTCAAGAGCCTGGAGCTCCTCGGCGCGGCGGCCGCGGCTGACCCGAGCTTCCTCCAGGCGTTTGCGGGGCTGGCGGACGCCCACCTCACGCTGGGCATTTACGGCGTGCTGTCTCCCGAGGAAACCATGCCCCAGGCGATGGAGGCGGCGGAGCGGGTGCTCGCTGAGGACAGCCGGTCGGCCGAGGCTCTCGCGGCACGGGCGTCGGCGCTGGCGCTGTACCGCCACGACTGGGCGGGGTCCGAGCGGGATTTCCTGGCGGCCACGGAGAGCAGCCCGCAGTATCCGACGGCCCACCAGTGGTACGCCATGCACTGCCTGGTGCCGCTCCGCCGGTTCGCCGAAGGGCGGAGCCAGCTGCGCCTCGCCCGCGAGCTGGACCCGCTCTCTCCGGCGGTCGCGGCAAGCCTCGGGATTCTGGCGTACTACGAGGGAGGGGAGGAGGAAGCCGCCGCCATCTTCTCCGCCGTGCTGGGGAGAGATCCGAGCTTCGGGCTGGCCACCTATTTCCTGGGACAAGTGGAGACCGTGATGCGCCGCTATCCGGAGGCGATCGACAACTTGAACCGGGCGAAGGTGCTCACCGGAGAGAGTCCCGAGGTGGAGTCGGCACTGGGTGTGGCGCATGCCTGTGCGGGAGACGCGAGCGCGGCGGGCAGGTCGCTGGCGCTGCTGACGGAGCGGGCCCGGACGCGCTACGTCTCCCCGGTGCTCATGGCGCAGGTGCACACGGCGGTCGGTGACCCGGAACGTGCACTCGACCTCCTGGAGGAAGGCCACCGGATCCACGCCACCGAGATGGCGCTGGTGGACGTCAAGCCGGTGTTCGAGGCGCTCCGGCCGCATCCCCGGTTCGCCGGCCTGGTGCAACGAATCCGAGGTGAGCCGTGA
- a CDS encoding PadR family transcriptional regulator: MPPRPADLLQGTLDILILKALTWGSRHGYGVAAWIQQVTDDALQVEEGSLYPALHRLEERELVSAEWGVSENNRRAKFYRLTPKGRQHLRAETSSWTRYAEAIAKVLRAAEHPA, from the coding sequence GTGCCACCTCGACCCGCCGACCTGCTGCAAGGCACCCTCGACATCCTCATCCTCAAGGCCCTGACCTGGGGATCCAGGCACGGCTACGGCGTGGCCGCCTGGATCCAGCAGGTCACCGACGACGCGCTCCAGGTCGAGGAAGGCTCGCTCTATCCGGCGCTCCACCGGCTGGAGGAGCGGGAGCTGGTGAGTGCCGAGTGGGGCGTGTCGGAAAACAATCGCCGCGCCAAGTTCTACCGGTTGACTCCCAAGGGCCGGCAGCACTTGCGGGCGGAGACCTCGAGCTGGACCCGCTACGCCGAAGCAATCGCCAAGGTGCTGCGCGCCGCCGAGCACCCGGCATGA
- a CDS encoding ABC transporter permease — translation MREWRRYARFWRRDAEEVDDELEFHLDMRTEEYVAAGMSPAQARVEAERRFGDLASTEAECRRIAGRRGLHLRRREWYSELGHDLRYAVRTLVRTPGLTLAILLTLALGIGANTAIFTVVNGVLLRPLPFAQPDRLVTIYDVFPGLDLLHSSLSEPELIDLERVPALAAVAGYRQTKRTITGAGEPERTPSLLVTHNFTRVLGTPPALGRFIAPDEDRPGAPAVVVLSDALWRRRFGGDPGVVGRPLMLDGVSHTILGVMPRGFAFEQAELFLPAAIDRAAPQPRTAHYLEAVGRLRDGATLTDARTQLRTLALRLTRDNPDAYSRNVDFALGVESTTDTVVGSVRPALLILLAAVTMLLLVACANVASLLLVRAESRRRELAVRSALGAGRGRLVRQLLAEGLVLALSGGAVGLLLATLGVPALLAMSPESLPRHQDIAIDRVVCAATLLLAMATGLVFGLAPALQATGSGMGSVLQEGGDRGGTRARGGLRRAFVAVEVALAVVLVVGASLLLQSFWRLRQVEVGFRPDHVLVLDLALPETRYADTASVVGFYSALQERLAGLPGVVDVGAVSHLPLTGAVGNWDIEVEGRPIRPGDPAPSPNINMATPGYYRTLRIPMVRGRGFAPSDEERSPPVAVINQTMARTLWPGTDPVGRRFRVIGDSLAWMTIIGVAHDTRSWGLATAPRAEYTLAYDQLPGALKMVRRSMTLVLRTSGDPLALAGPARRQIAALDRDLAVANVRTLEQVVAESIGERRFTMLLLGLFGAVALTLALIGIYGVTAYGVAQRTREMGIRLALGAAPGAVRWLVLGEGMRLALVGLAGGVTLALIGTRALRSQLYGVSGTEPVTYLTLSAVLLLVALLATYLPARRATRVDPTVALREG, via the coding sequence ATGAGGGAGTGGCGGCGGTACGCGCGGTTCTGGCGCCGCGACGCGGAAGAGGTGGACGACGAGCTCGAGTTCCACCTCGACATGCGAACCGAGGAGTATGTCGCGGCCGGCATGAGCCCCGCCCAAGCGCGGGTAGAGGCGGAGCGGCGCTTCGGAGACCTCGCGAGTACCGAAGCGGAGTGCCGGCGGATCGCGGGGCGCCGCGGGCTCCACCTTCGCCGGCGCGAGTGGTACTCGGAGCTGGGGCATGACCTCCGCTACGCTGTACGCACGCTGGTCCGCACGCCCGGCCTCACGCTCGCCATCCTCCTTACCCTGGCCCTCGGCATCGGCGCCAACACCGCGATCTTTACCGTGGTGAACGGTGTGTTGCTCCGGCCGTTGCCGTTTGCCCAGCCGGATCGCCTGGTCACCATCTACGACGTCTTCCCCGGCCTCGATCTTCTGCACTCGAGTCTCTCGGAGCCGGAGCTGATCGACCTGGAGCGCGTGCCTGCGCTCGCGGCCGTGGCGGGCTACCGGCAGACGAAGCGCACCATCACCGGGGCCGGGGAGCCGGAGCGGACGCCTTCGCTCCTGGTGACTCACAATTTCACCCGGGTCCTGGGCACACCTCCGGCTCTGGGCCGGTTCATCGCGCCGGACGAAGACCGTCCCGGCGCGCCGGCGGTGGTCGTGCTGAGCGACGCGTTGTGGCGCCGTCGCTTCGGCGGCGATCCCGGGGTGGTTGGCCGGCCGCTCATGCTCGACGGCGTCTCCCATACGATTCTGGGCGTCATGCCGCGCGGGTTCGCCTTCGAGCAAGCGGAGCTGTTCCTGCCCGCGGCCATCGACCGCGCGGCGCCACAGCCGCGAACCGCCCATTATCTCGAGGCGGTCGGGCGTCTCCGGGACGGCGCCACTCTCACCGATGCCCGCACCCAGCTCCGGACCCTGGCGCTCCGGCTCACCCGCGACAATCCGGACGCGTACTCCCGCAACGTGGACTTCGCCCTCGGAGTGGAGTCGACCACGGATACCGTCGTGGGATCGGTGCGGCCGGCGCTTCTCATTCTCCTGGCCGCGGTCACGATGCTGTTGCTCGTGGCCTGCGCCAATGTCGCCAGCCTGCTCCTGGTTCGAGCGGAGTCGCGGCGGCGGGAGCTGGCGGTGCGGAGCGCGCTGGGTGCCGGCCGCGGGCGCCTGGTCCGCCAACTCCTGGCCGAAGGCCTCGTGCTGGCGCTCTCCGGCGGAGCGGTCGGCCTGCTGCTCGCCACTCTCGGCGTGCCCGCGCTCCTGGCGATGAGTCCCGAATCCCTCCCGCGACACCAGGACATCGCCATCGACCGAGTCGTCTGCGCGGCGACATTGCTCCTTGCGATGGCCACCGGTCTGGTCTTCGGCCTCGCTCCCGCCCTCCAGGCCACCGGATCTGGGATGGGGTCGGTGCTGCAGGAGGGCGGTGACCGCGGCGGTACCCGGGCGCGCGGGGGTCTTCGACGAGCGTTTGTCGCGGTCGAGGTTGCGCTCGCAGTGGTGCTGGTGGTGGGTGCGAGCCTGCTGCTGCAGAGCTTCTGGCGCCTGCGGCAGGTTGAAGTCGGCTTCCGACCCGATCATGTGCTCGTGCTGGATCTCGCGCTGCCGGAGACCCGCTACGCGGACACCGCGAGCGTCGTCGGGTTCTACTCCGCCCTGCAGGAGCGCCTCGCGGGATTGCCCGGCGTAGTCGATGTGGGCGCGGTCTCTCACCTCCCCCTCACCGGCGCGGTGGGGAACTGGGACATCGAGGTCGAGGGACGTCCCATCCGGCCGGGTGATCCGGCGCCGTCGCCCAACATCAACATGGCGACGCCGGGATACTACCGGACGCTCAGGATCCCGATGGTGCGGGGCCGCGGGTTCGCCCCGTCGGACGAGGAGCGTTCGCCTCCGGTCGCCGTCATCAACCAGACCATGGCCCGAACGCTCTGGCCCGGCACCGATCCGGTCGGGCGCCGCTTCCGGGTGATCGGCGACTCCTTGGCCTGGATGACGATCATCGGGGTCGCGCACGATACCCGGAGCTGGGGGCTCGCCACGGCGCCCCGGGCGGAATACACGCTCGCCTATGACCAGCTCCCAGGCGCTCTCAAAATGGTGCGCCGGTCGATGACCCTGGTGCTGCGCACCTCGGGCGACCCGCTGGCCCTCGCCGGCCCGGCACGGCGCCAGATCGCGGCACTCGATCGCGACCTCGCCGTTGCCAACGTGCGCACCCTGGAGCAGGTCGTGGCCGAATCCATCGGCGAGCGCCGGTTCACCATGCTGCTCCTGGGACTCTTCGGTGCGGTGGCGCTCACGCTGGCCCTGATCGGCATCTACGGCGTCACGGCCTACGGTGTGGCGCAACGCACCCGCGAGATGGGCATCCGCCTCGCCCTCGGCGCCGCGCCCGGCGCGGTGCGGTGGCTGGTGTTGGGCGAGGGGATGCGGCTCGCGCTGGTAGGACTGGCCGGAGGAGTGACGCTCGCGCTGATCGGGACTCGTGCGCTCCGGAGCCAGCTCTACGGTGTGAGCGGCACCGAGCCGGTCACCTACCTCACGCTCTCCGCGGTACTCCTGCTGGTCGCTTTGCTTGCAACCTATCTGCCCGCGCGCCGGGCCACGCGGGTGGATCCAACGGTGGCGCTGAGGGAAGGGTGA
- a CDS encoding PadR family transcriptional regulator, whose product MDQPTTDVIQGTLDLLILKTLSLEPMHGYGITRRIEQISRGVFKVNPGSLLTALQRLERAGWLDSEWRQTENSRNAKFYRLTRAGRKQLEAETADWTRRATAVARLLSAEG is encoded by the coding sequence GTGGACCAGCCGACTACCGACGTCATCCAGGGCACCCTCGACCTGCTCATCCTCAAGACCCTGAGCCTCGAGCCCATGCACGGGTACGGCATCACCCGGCGCATCGAGCAGATCTCCCGCGGCGTCTTCAAGGTGAATCCGGGCTCCCTCCTCACCGCGCTCCAGCGGCTGGAGCGGGCCGGCTGGCTCGACTCGGAATGGCGCCAGACCGAGAACTCGCGGAACGCCAAGTTCTACCGGCTGACCCGCGCAGGGAGGAAGCAGCTCGAGGCCGAGACGGCGGACTGGACCCGCCGGGCCACCGCGGTGGCCCGGCTGCTGAGCGCGGAGGGCTAG
- a CDS encoding ABC transporter permease, with protein sequence MSLWRQVTRGFRVLLNRRAADRELDDELRHYFEEATAALVASGLSPEEARRTVRLELGDVGSAQEQVRDGGWESVVGAVLADLRYAARRLRVNPGFTAVSVLTLALGIGATTAIFSAVNPILFEPLPYPDARRLVMISDIATDRSPIDVTFGTYHELVQRSRSFEGLAVMKAWQPTVTGPDQPERLEGQRVSAGYLRTLGVSPLFGRDFDAAEDRPKGPNVVILGHALWQRRFGGDASIVGRIVTLDDNPYTVIGVMPQQFENVLVPSAQLWSPLQYGESFSPDSREWGHHLRMVGRLRPGVSVDQAARELAAVARSPIPELPRVPWADLKGGLLLSSLRDDVTHAVRPALLAVLGAVVLLLAIACVNVTNLLLARGAQRRGEFAMRAALGAGRGRLVRQLLTESLLLAVVGGGLGLIVADLGVRALVALSPPGLPRLGAIRVDPVVFGFAFGLSALVGLAVGMVPALQASRGGLSAGAQQSSRRSAGEYRRTRGTLVVAEVALALVLLVSAGLLFRSLQRLFAVAVGFDQSGLLTMQVQVSGHRYDADSVRYQFLEQSLEAVRGLPGVTAAAFTSQLPLSGDLDIYGVHFERDDDPARDGAALRYAVTPNYFRTMGIPLRAGRLLDDRDRAGSPRAVLINESFAKDAFPGQDPIGQRLRSGSPEGDWYTIVGVVGDVRQAALGTSQSNAVYVTPAQWHWVDRLMSLVVRTQGDPSSLAPAVWSAIWSVDKDQPIVRVATMRQLVAQSAAERRFALTLFEAFGMTALLLAAVGIYGILSGSVTERTREIGVRSALGASPGDILGLVVRQGMTLSSLGILLGLLGAAAASRAIVALLFGVSPLDPVTYVGVIGLLAGVSGVACWMPAWRAARLDPSITLRAE encoded by the coding sequence ATGTCCCTCTGGCGCCAGGTCACCCGCGGCTTCCGCGTCCTCCTGAACCGCCGTGCCGCCGACCGGGAGCTGGACGACGAGCTGCGGCACTACTTCGAGGAGGCTACCGCCGCGCTGGTGGCAAGCGGGCTCTCGCCCGAGGAGGCCCGGCGGACCGTGCGTCTGGAGCTGGGCGATGTGGGTTCGGCCCAGGAGCAGGTGCGCGATGGCGGGTGGGAGAGCGTGGTTGGCGCCGTGCTCGCCGACCTCAGGTACGCCGCGCGCCGGCTCCGCGTCAATCCGGGCTTCACAGCCGTCAGCGTACTGACCCTGGCGCTCGGCATCGGGGCAACCACGGCGATCTTCAGCGCGGTGAATCCCATCCTGTTCGAACCGCTGCCGTATCCGGATGCCCGCCGCCTGGTCATGATCTCCGACATCGCCACCGACCGCTCGCCCATCGACGTCACCTTCGGGACCTATCACGAGCTGGTCCAGCGGAGCCGCTCCTTCGAGGGGCTGGCCGTCATGAAAGCCTGGCAGCCCACCGTCACCGGCCCCGACCAGCCCGAGCGCCTGGAGGGCCAGCGGGTGAGCGCCGGCTACCTTCGGACGCTCGGCGTGTCGCCGCTGTTCGGGCGTGACTTCGACGCTGCCGAGGACCGGCCCAAGGGACCCAATGTCGTGATCCTCGGCCACGCGCTCTGGCAGCGCCGCTTCGGCGGCGACGCCTCCATCGTGGGCCGCATCGTCACCCTCGATGACAATCCGTACACCGTCATCGGCGTGATGCCGCAGCAATTCGAGAACGTGCTGGTTCCCTCGGCCCAGCTCTGGTCTCCGCTGCAATACGGCGAATCGTTCTCGCCCGACAGCCGGGAGTGGGGTCATCATCTCCGGATGGTGGGCCGGCTCCGGCCGGGCGTGAGCGTCGATCAAGCCGCGCGGGAGCTCGCCGCCGTCGCGCGGTCCCCGATCCCGGAGCTGCCGCGGGTCCCATGGGCCGACCTCAAGGGCGGACTCCTCTTGAGCTCGCTGCGCGACGATGTCACCCACGCGGTCAGGCCGGCCTTGCTCGCCGTCCTCGGTGCGGTCGTGCTGCTGCTCGCGATCGCCTGCGTGAACGTGACCAATCTGCTGCTGGCGCGCGGCGCGCAGCGGCGCGGCGAGTTCGCCATGCGCGCCGCCCTCGGCGCCGGTCGCGGGCGGCTCGTGCGACAGTTGCTCACCGAGAGCCTGCTGCTCGCCGTGGTCGGCGGCGGGCTGGGACTGATCGTGGCGGACCTCGGCGTCCGGGCGCTGGTAGCGCTCAGCCCGCCCGGCCTGCCGAGGCTCGGGGCCATTCGCGTGGACCCTGTCGTCTTCGGGTTCGCTTTTGGCCTGAGCGCCCTCGTGGGGCTCGCGGTTGGAATGGTGCCCGCGTTGCAGGCATCTCGCGGCGGCTTGAGCGCCGGGGCTCAGCAGAGCTCCCGACGCTCGGCGGGCGAGTACCGGCGGACCCGCGGGACGCTGGTGGTGGCCGAGGTGGCGCTGGCGCTCGTGCTGCTGGTGAGTGCGGGGTTGCTGTTCCGGAGCCTGCAGCGGCTCTTCGCCGTGGCGGTGGGGTTCGACCAGTCCGGGCTGCTCACCATGCAGGTGCAGGTGTCCGGCCACCGATACGACGCCGACAGCGTCCGCTACCAGTTCCTCGAGCAGAGCCTCGAGGCCGTGCGCGGCCTCCCCGGGGTTACCGCCGCGGCATTCACCAGCCAGTTGCCGCTGAGTGGTGACCTGGACATCTACGGTGTCCACTTCGAGCGCGACGATGATCCCGCCAGGGACGGCGCGGCGCTTCGCTACGCGGTAACTCCGAACTACTTCCGGACGATGGGCATTCCGCTCCGGGCGGGTCGCCTGCTGGATGACCGCGATCGCGCCGGCAGCCCGCGCGCGGTTCTCATTAACGAGTCGTTCGCCAAGGACGCGTTCCCCGGCCAGGATCCGATCGGCCAGCGGCTTCGTTCCGGCTCTCCGGAAGGGGACTGGTACACCATCGTCGGCGTCGTGGGAGACGTGAGGCAGGCCGCTCTGGGCACGAGCCAGTCGAACGCGGTGTACGTCACGCCGGCCCAGTGGCACTGGGTCGACCGCCTGATGTCCCTCGTGGTCCGTACCCAAGGTGATCCGTCGTCGTTGGCGCCGGCCGTCTGGAGCGCCATCTGGTCGGTGGACAAGGACCAGCCGATCGTGCGGGTCGCCACGATGCGCCAGCTCGTTGCGCAATCGGCGGCCGAGCGGCGGTTCGCCCTGACCCTGTTCGAGGCGTTCGGGATGACGGCGTTGCTGCTGGCGGCGGTCGGGATCTACGGCATCCTGTCGGGCAGCGTGACCGAGCGGACCCGTGAGATCGGCGTGCGCTCGGCGCTGGGTGCGTCACCGGGCGATATCCTGGGGCTGGTGGTTCGCCAGGGGATGACGCTCAGCTCGCTCGGGATTCTGCTGGGGCTGCTGGGGGCGGCGGCCGCGAGCCGCGCGATCGTGGCCCTGCTCTTCGGGGTCTCACCGCTCGATCCGGTCACCTACGTCGGTGTGATCGGGTTGCTGGCCGGCGTCTCGGGCGTGGCGTGCTGGATGCCGGCGTGGCGGGCAGCGCGGCTGGATCCGTCGATCACCTTGCGGGCGGAGTAG
- a CDS encoding Ig-like domain-containing protein, translated as MGDQVPVPLVVRLVDEQGNAVPGGAVSWVIGDGGGSVSPATAETDSAGLASTHLTVGLSPGANTANAVVSGVDIVTFTASATAAGGGGGDGDGRGGHGHGGKDED; from the coding sequence GTGGGCGACCAAGTCCCGGTCCCACTGGTGGTGCGACTGGTAGATGAGCAGGGCAACGCCGTTCCCGGCGGCGCCGTCAGCTGGGTCATCGGCGACGGTGGAGGGAGTGTCTCGCCGGCCACCGCCGAAACCGACTCGGCAGGTCTGGCCTCTACCCACTTGACGGTTGGTCTATCGCCCGGAGCGAACACGGCGAATGCCGTGGTGTCGGGGGTGGACATCGTCACCTTCACCGCGAGTGCGACCGCGGCGGGAGGCGGGGGAGGCGACGGCGATGGACGCGGCGGGCACGGACACGGCGGGAAGGACGAGGATTGA